In the Solibacillus sp. FSL K6-1523 genome, one interval contains:
- a CDS encoding RtcB family protein yields MIEVKGQYTDAVIYTNNPQEAAIVQIKELVNQSFMQGAKVRIMPDYHAGKGCVIGTTIALNDRVVPNLVGVDVGCGVLVSEIGKGKIDFNQLDETIRRFVPSGNAIHDNVDNTNVTEIYTNEAFIARGLQDDYTNRSLGTLGGGNHFIELAQDDTGMHYLLIHTGSRYVGAKVASWHQKRAFESLQRVDLTEKMDQLKEQGRHQEIQAMIQAFKLENPVVPKDLAYLEGDLFTDYIADMKLAQQFARDNRKVIAQIIAAHMKWEYRSQFDSVHNYIDTDSMILRKGAVRAAKGEQLVIPMNMRDGSLICVGKGNAEWNESAPHGAGRIYSRTAAMKNLSMDDFTETMSGIWTTSVSEETLDEAPMAYKPMQEIVDQIGETVDIQKHVTPVYNFKASDKWVR; encoded by the coding sequence ATGATTGAAGTAAAAGGTCAGTATACGGATGCTGTCATTTATACGAATAACCCACAAGAAGCTGCCATTGTGCAAATTAAGGAGTTGGTCAATCAGTCCTTTATGCAGGGAGCCAAGGTGCGTATTATGCCGGATTACCATGCTGGAAAAGGCTGTGTTATTGGTACGACGATTGCATTGAATGATCGTGTTGTCCCGAATTTAGTTGGTGTGGATGTTGGTTGTGGTGTACTCGTTTCAGAAATTGGGAAGGGTAAGATTGATTTTAATCAATTAGATGAAACAATTCGACGCTTTGTTCCGAGTGGTAATGCGATTCATGACAATGTGGATAATACGAATGTAACGGAAATATATACAAATGAAGCATTTATTGCGCGCGGCTTGCAAGATGATTATACGAATCGTTCGCTTGGTACGCTAGGTGGGGGGAATCATTTTATCGAACTCGCACAAGACGATACGGGTATGCACTATTTACTCATCCATACTGGCTCACGTTATGTAGGGGCAAAGGTGGCAAGCTGGCATCAAAAGCGTGCATTTGAGTCATTGCAGCGTGTAGATTTAACGGAAAAGATGGATCAGTTAAAAGAACAAGGGCGTCATCAGGAAATTCAAGCGATGATCCAAGCATTTAAGTTAGAAAACCCAGTTGTGCCGAAAGATTTAGCTTACTTAGAAGGTGATTTGTTTACGGATTATATTGCTGATATGAAACTAGCCCAGCAATTTGCGCGTGATAATCGTAAAGTCATTGCACAAATCATTGCAGCACATATGAAATGGGAATACCGTTCACAGTTTGATTCGGTGCATAACTATATTGATACCGATTCGATGATTTTACGTAAAGGGGCTGTCCGCGCGGCAAAGGGTGAGCAGTTAGTCATTCCGATGAATATGCGTGATGGCTCATTAATTTGTGTAGGGAAAGGTAATGCAGAGTGGAATGAATCCGCACCACACGGAGCAGGTCGAATTTATTCACGCACAGCCGCGATGAAAAATTTATCAATGGATGATTTCACCGAAACGATGAGCGGTATTTGGACGACTTCGGTATCAGAGGAAACACTAGATGAAGCACCAATGGCATACAAGCCGATGCAGGAAATTGTGGATCAGATTGGCGAAACAGTAGACATCCAAAAGCATGTTACACCGGTCTATAATTTTAAGGCGAGTGATAAGTGGGTGAGATAG
- a CDS encoding MFS transporter, protein MKFLFTIRTKLISSLYTQLDIINRKRMEDDRSMGSTTINQTNKIKLDDVPLNKFHIKIAGLTFGAHFTDGYILGIVGFALTLLTPQMGLSTFWVGLIGSSALFGLFLGSLVLGWVSDRVGRQKIFVLSFILITVASVLQFFAETPAELVFYRILIGIGLGGDYSVGHALLAEVSPRKHRGPLLGSFSMIWTFGYVAANIIGIYATSLSPDAWKWMLASSAIPAVIILFARIGSPESPRWLASKGRHEEALQVIQKHFGPNVILEDPIEQEQTQESKGFMALFHKDMIKRTLFNCIFWVCLVMPYFAIYTFLPIILDEFGLQQGFGVDLLLNGLLIIGAVLGIWFTIKFTRRGFLISSFVVLIISLGLLSILPSNSTVLMIIAFSVFTLILSAVSNLVGVFPAESFPTDIRSSGIGLATSISRLGSAASTFILPMSMANLGVQNTMLCLTGILIVGLIVSVAWAPETKTLSLTEAGDTH, encoded by the coding sequence ATGAAGTTTCTGTTCACAATAAGAACAAAATTAATATCTTCCCTCTACACTCAATTAGATATTATTAACCGCAAAAGGATGGAGGATGATCGTTCAATGGGTTCTACAACTATTAACCAAACAAATAAAATCAAGCTTGATGATGTTCCACTAAATAAATTCCATATTAAAATTGCCGGTCTTACTTTCGGTGCCCATTTCACAGATGGTTATATTTTAGGTATTGTTGGATTCGCACTTACTCTTTTGACACCTCAAATGGGATTGTCTACATTTTGGGTAGGCTTAATTGGTAGCTCAGCGTTATTTGGTCTTTTCTTAGGTAGCCTTGTTTTAGGTTGGGTTTCTGACCGAGTTGGTAGACAAAAAATATTTGTCCTTAGCTTTATTTTGATTACGGTTGCATCAGTTTTACAGTTTTTCGCTGAAACGCCAGCAGAATTAGTATTTTATCGTATTTTAATAGGTATTGGGTTAGGTGGGGACTATAGTGTTGGGCACGCATTACTAGCAGAAGTTTCCCCACGTAAGCACCGTGGTCCTTTATTAGGATCATTTAGTATGATTTGGACATTTGGATACGTAGCTGCAAATATTATTGGGATTTATGCTACTAGTCTTTCTCCAGACGCTTGGAAATGGATGCTTGCTTCATCAGCAATTCCAGCGGTAATCATTTTATTCGCACGAATCGGTTCACCTGAGTCGCCTAGATGGCTGGCTAGTAAAGGACGACATGAAGAAGCTCTACAAGTCATTCAAAAACATTTTGGTCCAAATGTAATTTTAGAAGATCCGATTGAACAAGAGCAAACGCAAGAATCTAAAGGCTTTATGGCACTTTTCCATAAAGATATGATTAAACGTACGTTATTTAACTGTATTTTCTGGGTATGCTTAGTTATGCCTTATTTCGCAATTTACACATTCCTACCAATTATTTTAGATGAATTTGGTTTGCAGCAAGGCTTTGGCGTTGATTTATTATTAAATGGTTTATTAATTATCGGCGCTGTACTAGGTATTTGGTTCACAATTAAATTCACACGACGTGGATTCCTAATTTCTTCATTTGTTGTACTAATTATTTCACTTGGATTATTAAGTATTTTACCTAGTAATTCAACAGTATTAATGATTATTGCATTCTCTGTTTTCACATTAATATTATCCGCTGTAAGTAACTTAGTAGGCGTATTTCCAGCCGAAAGTTTCCCTACGGATATTCGTTCTTCTGGTATAGGTCTTGCAACTTCTATTAGTAGACTTGGTTCAGCTGCAAGTACTTTCATACTTCCTATGAGTATGGCAAACTTAGGTGTTCAAAACACAATGCTATGCTTAACTGGTATTTTAATTGTTGGTTTAATCGTTTCCGTAGCATGGGCACCAGAAACGAAGACTTTATCGTTAACAGAAGCGGGAGATACCCACTAA
- a CDS encoding IclR family transcriptional regulator, which yields MNKNNLSLNKNVKDSSTVQAVDRALMLLKLIGESKSPVLLKDLVTISGLNRTTVWRLIGSLENQSLIEKDPLTNGYRLGFLFYRLAKQNDPNTPLIQRARKTLEKLRDMIDETVILSVPKIDGIYAIDQLDPSHSVRLADYTNTATPIQYYYCTSNGKLLLSEFTEVELEHYLNKELTEEVTLTNKMKVQLIEELNWTRQNKVGISLEEYQENENAMSVPLFDKNQNLVAFITIGGPSFRLPKEELMKLKDFLLQAASEIEQDLI from the coding sequence ATGAATAAAAATAATTTATCGTTAAATAAAAATGTTAAAGATAGCTCTACTGTTCAGGCAGTCGATCGAGCTCTCATGCTATTAAAACTTATAGGTGAAAGTAAATCCCCAGTTCTTTTAAAAGATTTAGTAACAATTAGCGGATTAAACCGAACAACTGTATGGCGCTTAATAGGTAGTTTAGAAAATCAAAGCTTAATCGAAAAAGACCCTCTAACAAATGGCTATCGACTCGGTTTTTTATTTTATCGATTGGCAAAGCAAAATGACCCAAATACGCCATTAATTCAACGGGCAAGGAAGACTTTAGAAAAATTAAGGGATATGATTGATGAAACAGTTATTTTAAGCGTCCCAAAAATCGATGGAATCTATGCTATCGATCAACTAGACCCATCGCATAGCGTACGACTGGCTGACTATACAAATACTGCTACACCAATTCAATATTACTATTGCACTTCGAACGGAAAATTATTGTTAAGTGAATTTACAGAAGTTGAGCTAGAACACTACTTGAATAAGGAGTTAACGGAAGAAGTTACACTTACTAATAAAATGAAGGTACAGCTAATTGAAGAGTTAAATTGGACTCGTCAAAATAAAGTAGGTATATCACTCGAGGAATATCAGGAAAATGAAAATGCAATGTCCGTACCATTATTTGATAAAAACCAAAATCTAGTAGCATTTATTACAATCGGAGGACCTAGCTTTAGGTTACCTAAAGAAGAGTTAATGAAACTAAAAGATTTTTTACTCCAAGCTGCCAGTGAAATTGAACAAGACTTAATTTAA
- a CDS encoding lyase family protein has protein sequence MRIEKDDFGTVQIDDDVLYGIQTIRTKENLTFSKNILSEYKEYIRSLVYVKKATALANFEDNVISRIVKEKIVDACDTLLQGQHLEQFVVDVYHGGGGIGINMNINEVIANLCNEAKGIYSIVHPIDHVNASQSTSDVCHTAIRLAINEAYEKLAAETADLIATMNRKTNEFMPIATISRTCLQDASRMQLGEKFSGFESVIKRRHKKLTDAVEELLTINLGGTVIGKGEGASTLYKKIIIQKLKEVTELPVSRRENLFDAAQNIDDLVDVSKQLSLFASALLKIAKDLRLLSSGPEAGFAEILLPAIQAGSSFYPGKVNPVIPETVIQCCAEIIGIERVIQATFEHGDLDLNVFENFAGIHLLDGIYMLTKCIHNFRKQCFEGIIANEARCDTLANSRIPQICDLKEKFGYSETIRLLNEQGINEEEK, from the coding sequence ATGCGAATTGAGAAGGACGATTTCGGAACAGTACAGATTGATGATGATGTTCTATATGGAATACAAACTATTCGTACAAAAGAGAATTTAACTTTCTCAAAGAATATACTAAGCGAATATAAGGAGTATATAAGGAGTTTAGTATATGTAAAGAAAGCAACAGCGTTAGCAAACTTTGAAGATAATGTAATTTCAAGAATAGTTAAAGAGAAAATAGTAGATGCTTGCGATACGTTATTGCAAGGGCAACATTTGGAGCAGTTTGTTGTTGATGTTTATCATGGTGGCGGTGGGATTGGCATTAATATGAACATCAATGAAGTCATTGCGAATTTATGCAATGAGGCAAAAGGTATTTATTCTATTGTTCATCCTATAGATCACGTGAATGCATCGCAATCTACATCAGATGTATGTCATACGGCTATTCGTTTAGCTATTAATGAAGCGTATGAGAAATTGGCTGCTGAAACGGCTGATTTGATTGCTACGATGAATCGGAAAACGAACGAATTTATGCCGATTGCAACGATTTCACGAACTTGCTTACAAGATGCTTCTCGTATGCAATTAGGTGAAAAATTTAGCGGTTTTGAATCTGTGATAAAAAGAAGGCATAAAAAATTAACTGATGCAGTGGAAGAGTTATTAACAATAAATTTAGGTGGTACTGTTATCGGAAAAGGTGAGGGAGCAAGTACGCTGTACAAAAAAATTATTATTCAGAAGCTAAAAGAAGTGACGGAACTTCCGGTTAGCAGAAGGGAAAATTTATTTGATGCAGCGCAAAATATTGATGATTTAGTAGATGTTTCAAAGCAGCTTAGCTTATTTGCAAGCGCTTTGTTAAAAATCGCTAAAGATTTACGTTTGCTTTCTTCCGGTCCTGAAGCAGGTTTTGCTGAAATTTTGTTGCCAGCAATTCAGGCGGGGTCATCATTTTATCCAGGAAAAGTTAACCCTGTTATTCCTGAAACTGTCATCCAATGCTGTGCAGAAATTATCGGTATTGAGAGAGTTATTCAAGCGACATTTGAGCATGGTGATTTAGATTTAAATGTATTTGAAAACTTTGCGGGGATTCATCTATTAGATGGAATCTATATGCTGACCAAATGTATTCATAATTTTAGAAAACAATGTTTTGAAGGAATCATTGCGAATGAAGCAAGATGTGACACACTTGCAAACTCGCGAATCCCTCAAATTTGTGATTTGAAAGAAAAGTTTGGCTACAGTGAAACGATACGATTGCTGAATGAGCAAGGAATTAATGAGGAGGAAAAGTAA
- a CDS encoding aldehyde dehydrogenase family protein has product MTQKNFEGIEQPKLQWAEEWLKETKKSYINGEWMDGSKTIESINPANGKVLGDFFCATKEDVDKAVVAAKEGLKNEAWKNVSNKERGRILRKIAALITEHHAELATLEALDNGKLYSEAFNDDVQEAHDLFEYYSGWTDKYYGENNPVDGNFLSVTTRDPIGVCGQIVPFNFPIQMAVLKMAPALATGNTVVLKPADKTSFSVVRLFEIIDEANVLPKGVINLVLGNGEVGAYISKHMGIDKLSFTGSTKIGKQLVHDSADSNLKPVTLELGGKSPNIIFDDVKDLDAAIDRSFIGLFTHKAEKCSSPTRLFVQNSIYDTVVGKLAEMAKNYKCGDPFDPTSDQGAQASKEHMESILAYIESGKEQGARIVAGGERDVTGTNADGYFVKPTIFADVKNTMKIAQEEIFGPVLCVIPFETEEEVIEMANDTIYGLAAGLWTGDTSRAHRVANQLDAGMIFVNRYGCYDFASPFGGVKQSGWGREYAVHSLSAFTKQRAIWFAY; this is encoded by the coding sequence ATGACACAGAAAAACTTTGAAGGAATTGAACAACCAAAATTACAATGGGCAGAAGAGTGGCTAAAAGAAACGAAAAAAAGTTATATCAATGGAGAATGGATGGACGGAAGTAAAACCATTGAATCGATTAACCCAGCAAATGGGAAAGTATTAGGTGATTTTTTCTGTGCTACAAAAGAGGATGTTGACAAAGCTGTAGTAGCAGCGAAAGAAGGTTTAAAAAACGAAGCTTGGAAAAATGTGAGCAATAAAGAGCGAGGGCGTATCCTTCGTAAAATTGCAGCTTTAATTACAGAGCATCATGCAGAACTTGCAACGTTAGAGGCACTGGATAACGGTAAGCTTTATTCAGAAGCATTTAATGATGATGTGCAAGAAGCGCACGATTTATTTGAATATTACTCGGGCTGGACAGATAAGTATTATGGTGAAAATAATCCCGTTGATGGTAATTTCTTAAGTGTGACAACACGTGATCCAATTGGTGTTTGTGGTCAAATTGTGCCGTTTAATTTCCCAATTCAAATGGCGGTACTAAAAATGGCACCTGCATTAGCAACGGGGAACACAGTAGTTTTGAAGCCAGCCGATAAAACTTCTTTCTCGGTTGTTCGTTTATTCGAAATTATTGATGAGGCGAATGTATTACCGAAAGGCGTAATAAATTTAGTGTTAGGTAATGGGGAAGTTGGGGCTTATATTAGTAAACATATGGGCATTGATAAACTTTCATTTACAGGTAGTACAAAAATCGGTAAACAGCTTGTGCATGACTCGGCGGATAGTAATTTAAAGCCTGTAACATTAGAACTAGGTGGAAAATCACCAAATATTATTTTTGATGATGTCAAAGATTTAGATGCAGCGATTGATCGTTCATTTATTGGTTTATTCACACATAAAGCGGAAAAATGCTCATCTCCAACGCGATTATTCGTTCAAAATTCGATTTACGATACGGTTGTAGGGAAATTAGCGGAGATGGCAAAGAATTATAAATGTGGCGATCCTTTTGATCCAACGAGTGATCAAGGTGCACAGGCATCAAAAGAGCATATGGAATCGATTTTAGCATATATCGAAAGCGGTAAGGAACAAGGAGCTCGTATTGTTGCAGGTGGTGAGCGTGATGTAACAGGTACGAATGCAGACGGTTACTTTGTAAAACCGACTATTTTTGCTGATGTCAAAAATACAATGAAAATTGCACAGGAAGAAATTTTTGGCCCTGTACTTTGTGTAATTCCATTTGAAACAGAAGAAGAAGTTATCGAAATGGCCAATGATACTATTTACGGATTGGCAGCGGGCTTATGGACAGGAGATACATCTCGTGCACATCGTGTAGCAAATCAATTAGATGCAGGCATGATATTCGTGAATCGTTACGGATGCTATGACTTTGCAAGTCCATTTGGAGGCGTAAAGCAAAGTGGTTGGGGGAGAGAGTATGCCGTTCATTCATTATCTGCCTTTACAAAACAACGAGCAATTTGGTTTGCTTACTAA
- a CDS encoding Zn-dependent alcohol dehydrogenase: MKMQAAVMTEINKPLSILEVELAEPKHNEVLVKIAATGVCHSDLNAVEDKTTPTPTILGHEGAGIVEKVGSSVTNVKVGDKVALSWVPYCGTCEFCVTGKVHLCESAFGPMFTGTLLDDTTRLSLEGEKVYHNSLLSTFAEYAVVPEMSCVKIPDEMPLAQASLIGCGVATGYGAAVNAAGVKPGSTVAIFGIGGVGVNAIQGAAIAGAGKIIAIDVKDANLEIAKEFGATHTINSRTEDLKEIIKEITNSVGVHYAIDCSGHTICTESAWEITRKGGTIVVVGAFNPEQKLSLPAGGFHRVGKVLKGSFYGDTQPFRDFPMIAQLYLDGKFKLDELILERIKLEDINKAFDSFHDACCVNVGRAVIEFE, translated from the coding sequence ATGAAAATGCAAGCTGCTGTTATGACAGAAATCAATAAACCATTATCTATTTTAGAAGTAGAATTAGCTGAACCGAAGCATAATGAAGTACTAGTGAAAATAGCGGCTACGGGTGTTTGCCATAGTGATTTAAATGCTGTAGAAGATAAAACGACACCAACGCCAACAATTTTAGGTCATGAGGGGGCCGGTATTGTTGAAAAGGTAGGGTCAAGTGTAACGAATGTAAAAGTGGGCGATAAAGTAGCGTTAAGCTGGGTTCCATATTGTGGTACGTGTGAGTTTTGTGTTACAGGCAAAGTTCATTTATGCGAATCAGCTTTCGGTCCAATGTTTACAGGTACATTATTAGACGATACAACACGCTTAAGTTTAGAGGGAGAAAAAGTATATCACAACTCATTATTATCGACGTTTGCTGAATATGCTGTTGTGCCAGAAATGTCTTGTGTGAAAATACCTGATGAGATGCCATTAGCACAAGCATCATTAATTGGTTGTGGAGTTGCAACAGGATACGGTGCTGCTGTAAATGCAGCTGGTGTAAAGCCCGGTTCAACGGTAGCGATTTTTGGTATAGGTGGCGTGGGTGTCAATGCAATTCAAGGAGCGGCTATTGCAGGTGCAGGGAAAATTATTGCCATTGATGTTAAGGATGCAAATTTAGAAATTGCTAAAGAGTTTGGTGCAACACATACGATTAACTCTAGAACAGAAGATTTAAAAGAAATTATTAAAGAGATTACAAATAGCGTAGGTGTACATTATGCAATTGATTGCTCAGGGCATACAATTTGTACGGAAAGCGCGTGGGAAATCACACGTAAAGGTGGCACAATTGTTGTTGTCGGTGCGTTCAATCCAGAACAAAAATTAAGCTTACCTGCAGGTGGATTCCACCGAGTAGGGAAAGTATTAAAAGGAAGTTTCTACGGTGATACACAACCTTTCCGTGACTTCCCAATGATTGCTCAGCTATATTTAGATGGGAAATTTAAGCTAGATGAACTGATTTTAGAACGAATTAAATTAGAAGATATTAATAAAGCATTTGATTCATTCCACGATGCTTGTTGTGTAAATGTTGGTCGTGCAGTTATAGAATTCGAATAA
- a CDS encoding aspartate ammonia-lyase: MRVEKDFLGEMEISSNVYYGIQTMRSIENFPISGRSIESYPYLITSLAYIKKAAALSNFELGGLTASVKDAIVMAVDEIIDGKFKSQFPVDIYQGGGGLSTNMNMNEVIANRANELLTGKKGYTHVHPNIHVNMSQSTNDVLPSAMGMSLFYHIGDLISCLTQFKETLHQKEEEFQLVVKVSRTCLQDALPITFGQQFSAYRSFISRQINELNRLQEDCLQLVIGATAVGTGLGSPVGYVDVMYLHLSEVSGLNVAKVDNYFDGLQHTDGYVRISGCLKGLCTGLSKMASDIRLLASGPLAGLGEIEIPSVQPGSSIMPGKINPCIPEMMMQVCFDIYGMDQTISIAADRGELELNIWEAIIMKNLFDQFSLLTASIPIFQEKCVSGILVKKEINQHRAESSFALSVVISNLFGYEIANEVVAEAQKRKQTIKHIVVERGLLSAEEAEKSLNPINLTNRE, encoded by the coding sequence ATGAGGGTAGAAAAGGACTTTTTAGGAGAGATGGAGATTAGTTCGAATGTGTACTATGGCATTCAAACGATGAGATCAATCGAAAACTTCCCGATTTCAGGCAGGTCAATTGAAAGCTATCCTTATTTAATTACGTCATTAGCTTATATAAAAAAAGCGGCGGCGCTATCCAACTTTGAACTCGGAGGACTCACAGCTTCAGTTAAAGATGCTATTGTTATGGCAGTAGATGAAATAATAGATGGCAAGTTTAAAAGTCAATTTCCAGTTGATATTTATCAAGGTGGCGGTGGTTTATCCACGAATATGAATATGAATGAAGTCATTGCGAATCGCGCCAATGAACTTCTTACTGGGAAGAAAGGATATACGCATGTTCACCCAAATATACATGTAAACATGTCTCAATCTACTAACGATGTATTGCCTAGTGCGATGGGAATGTCCTTATTTTACCATATTGGAGATTTAATTAGCTGTTTAACACAGTTTAAGGAAACGCTTCATCAAAAAGAAGAAGAATTTCAGCTGGTAGTTAAAGTTTCAAGAACATGTTTGCAAGATGCGCTACCAATTACATTTGGTCAGCAGTTTAGCGCATACCGCTCGTTTATTAGTAGACAAATAAATGAATTAAATAGGTTGCAAGAAGATTGTTTACAACTTGTCATTGGCGCGACGGCTGTAGGAACAGGATTGGGTTCGCCAGTTGGCTATGTAGATGTAATGTATCTTCATCTTTCAGAAGTATCGGGTTTAAATGTAGCTAAAGTCGACAATTATTTTGACGGTCTACAGCATACAGACGGGTACGTTCGAATTTCAGGCTGTTTAAAAGGCTTATGCACAGGGCTCTCAAAAATGGCGAGTGATATTAGATTACTTGCCTCGGGTCCACTAGCTGGGCTAGGTGAAATTGAAATACCTTCCGTTCAACCTGGATCATCGATTATGCCTGGAAAAATTAATCCATGCATACCTGAAATGATGATGCAAGTTTGTTTTGATATTTACGGTATGGATCAGACGATTTCAATTGCTGCTGACCGAGGTGAGCTTGAGTTAAATATTTGGGAAGCAATTATTATGAAGAACCTCTTTGATCAATTTTCATTATTAACTGCTAGTATCCCAATCTTTCAAGAAAAATGTGTGTCTGGTATTTTAGTGAAAAAGGAAATTAACCAACATCGTGCAGAAAGCTCGTTTGCACTATCGGTTGTTATATCAAACTTATTTGGTTACGAAATTGCCAATGAAGTGGTAGCTGAAGCCCAAAAAAGAAAGCAGACAATCAAACATATTGTAGTTGAAAGAGGTTTATTAAGTGCGGAGGAAGCTGAAAAATCGCTTAATCCAATCAATTTAACAAATCGTGAGTAA
- a CDS encoding DUF4288 domain-containing protein, with protein sequence MYGVYSVKLLFESFVSPNLSSEKIFEERIILVRAENLDEINELIYKKFPADTYLNGEGGSTTVQLAKILDIFELVDDLEESLDFKEVYSRHLLFEQDIDATTAIELYKLDK encoded by the coding sequence ATGTATGGTGTTTATTCTGTCAAGTTGTTATTTGAATCTTTCGTTTCTCCTAATTTAAGCTCGGAAAAGATATTTGAAGAAAGAATTATTTTAGTACGTGCGGAAAATTTAGATGAAATCAATGAATTAATATATAAAAAATTCCCTGCAGACACATATTTAAATGGAGAAGGGGGCTCAACTACAGTTCAACTTGCTAAAATTCTAGATATTTTTGAGCTAGTCGACGATTTGGAAGAGTCCCTTGATTTTAAAGAAGTTTATAGTCGGCACCTTCTATTTGAGCAAGATATTGATGCAACAACAGCAATTGAATTGTATAAGTTAGATAAGTAA
- a CDS encoding sensor histidine kinase, which produces MKLLFLIIEFVLIFWAITFIAQLKINHKHILVYALAVICPVLIFLWIGQWQGIIFIIISFFLYFYWLTKRYVTLIHLCFVVIIGVITDNVSQYAMNVFPYNFLPSILEQYFIFIILFIISTVAYRLLTRRTYIVLGKNKSPYLLIIFIAFVTMSTFYINLYLSEYFSQDSLLKFNIVSQFLYFTIMLFVLYFTTKNIKKENNIQKIKFETEQFTDYMHSMELINHEMQKFRHDHANILFTMQGYIELDDFEGLKKYFKKHIFTAEEDTLKRNEQLANISKLHITGIKGLILTKTLQAEKEGILVDLEIADEIDDINMNIIDFARILGIFFDNAIEAIAHTDSQKEIGLAFFKSTPDSLMIIIENTVVDEPVNIEQIFTENFSTKGQNRGKGLSTVKSILNNYPNVTLNTNVEDGLFTQTIIIE; this is translated from the coding sequence ATGAAGCTTTTATTTCTAATTATTGAGTTTGTTTTAATATTTTGGGCAATAACCTTTATAGCACAACTAAAAATTAACCATAAGCATATTTTAGTTTATGCTTTAGCGGTTATTTGCCCGGTTCTTATTTTCCTTTGGATTGGTCAGTGGCAAGGGATTATTTTTATCATTATAAGTTTCTTCCTTTACTTTTATTGGTTAACGAAAAGGTATGTTACGCTTATCCATCTATGTTTCGTTGTGATTATTGGTGTAATAACAGATAATGTTTCACAATATGCAATGAATGTCTTTCCTTATAATTTCCTACCAAGCATTCTCGAACAATATTTTATATTTATTATTTTATTTATAATAAGTACTGTCGCTTATCGTTTATTAACAAGACGGACTTACATAGTGTTAGGCAAAAATAAGAGTCCCTATTTACTGATTATCTTTATAGCATTTGTGACGATGAGCACTTTCTATATTAATCTTTACTTATCCGAATATTTTTCACAAGATAGTCTATTAAAATTTAACATCGTCTCACAGTTCCTTTATTTCACAATTATGTTGTTCGTTCTTTACTTTACAACTAAAAATATTAAAAAAGAAAATAACATCCAAAAGATCAAGTTCGAAACTGAACAATTTACAGACTATATGCATTCAATGGAGCTAATTAACCATGAAATGCAAAAGTTTCGTCATGACCATGCAAACATTTTATTTACGATGCAGGGATACATAGAGCTAGATGATTTTGAAGGATTAAAGAAATATTTCAAGAAGCATATTTTCACAGCTGAAGAAGATACATTAAAAAGAAATGAGCAGCTCGCGAACATATCCAAGTTACACATTACAGGAATTAAAGGGTTAATTTTAACGAAGACGTTGCAAGCTGAAAAAGAAGGGATATTAGTTGACCTTGAAATAGCTGATGAAATTGATGACATCAATATGAATATTATTGATTTTGCTCGAATTTTAGGCATCTTTTTTGATAACGCGATTGAAGCGATTGCTCATACTGATTCTCAAAAGGAAATTGGCCTCGCGTTTTTTAAAAGTACTCCGGATTCCTTAATGATTATTATTGAAAATACGGTGGTCGATGAACCGGTCAATATCGAGCAAATATTTACAGAGAACTTTTCTACAAAGGGGCAAAATCGTGGAAAAGGGTTAAGCACTGTTAAAAGTATCCTGAATAATTATCCGAATGTCACGTTAAATACAAATGTGGAAGATGGATTATTCACTCAAACTATTATCATTGAATAG